Proteins encoded together in one Bos indicus isolate NIAB-ARS_2022 breed Sahiwal x Tharparkar chromosome 25, NIAB-ARS_B.indTharparkar_mat_pri_1.0, whole genome shotgun sequence window:
- the LFNG gene encoding beta-1,3-N-acetylglucosaminyltransferase lunatic fringe isoform X3, translating into MGIFPILGSNLHLLRLLNWQVTSLPLARTPQRPWGTIKGLDLRAQLELCGFGVENQYSRDVGPPPGGAPRPADGPPRPLAEPLAPRDVFIAVKTTKKFHRARLDLLLETWISRHEEMTFIFTDGEDEALARRTGHVVNTNCSAAHSRQALSCKMAVEYDRFIESGRKWFCHVDDDNYVNVRALLRLLGSYPHTQDVYLGKPSLDRPIQATERVSENKVRPVHFWFATGGAGFCISRGLALKMSPWASGGHFMSTAERIRLPDDCTIGYIVEALLGVPLVRCGLFHSHLENLQQVPASELHEQVTLSYGMFENKRNSVHIKGPFSVEADPSRFRSVHCHLYPDTSWCPRSAIF; encoded by the exons ATG gggattttcccgatcctgggatcgaacctgcatctcttacgtctcctgaattggcaggtgacttctttaccactagcacgaaCCCCCCAGAGGCCATGGGGAACCATCAAAGGTTTGGACCTGCGTGCACAATTAGAGCTGTGTGGTTTCGGAGTGGAGAATCAATACAGCAG AGACGTGGGCCCACCTCCCGGGGGCGCCCCCCGCCCCGCTGACGGTCCTCCGCGGCCCCTGGCCGAGCCGCTGGCCCCACGCGACGTCTTCATCGCGGTGAAGACCACCAAAAAGTTTCATCGCGCGCGTCTCGACTTGCTTCTGGAGACATGGATCTCGCGCCACGAGGAGATG ACGTTCATTTTCACGGACGGGGAAGACGAGGCACTGGCCAGGCGCACGG GCCACGTGGTCAACACCAACTGCTCGGCAGCCCACAGCCGCCAGGCACTGTCCTGCAAGATGGCCGTGGAGTACGACCGCTTTATCGAGTCGGGGAGGAA GTGGTTCTGCCACGTGGATGACGATAACTACGTGAATGTGCGGGCCCTGCTGAGGCTGCTGGGCAGTTACCCGCACACGCAGGACGTCTACCTGGGCAAGCCCAGCCTGGACAGGCCCATCCAGGCCACGGAGCGGGTCAGCGAAAACAAAGTG CGTCCTGTCCACTTCTGGTTTGCCACTGGCGGGGCTGGCTTCTGCATCAGCCGAGGACTGGCCCTGAAGATGAGCCCCTGGGCCAG CGGAGGCCACTTCATGAGCACGGCCGAGCGGATCCGGCTGCCTGACGACTGTACCATTGGCTACATCGTGGAGGCGCTGCTGGGCGTGCCCCTCGTGCGCTGCGGGCTCTTCCACTCCCACCTGGAGAACCTGCAGCAGGTGCCCGCCTCTGAGCTCCATGAGCAG GTGACCCTGAGCTACGGCATGTTTGAAAACAAGCGCAACTCCGTCCACATTAAGGGGCCCTTCTCGGTGGAGGCTGACCCGTCAAG GTTCCGTTCCGTCCACTGCCACCTGTACCCGGACACGTCCTGGTGCCCCCGCTCTGCCATCTTCTAG
- the LFNG gene encoding beta-1,3-N-acetylglucosaminyltransferase lunatic fringe isoform X2, which produces MLKRCGRRLLLALAGALLACLLVLTADPPPPPVPAERGRRALRSLAGPSGVATAPGLEAAAAAAPGAPVREVHSLSEYFSLLTRSRRDVGPPPGGAPRPADGPPRPLAEPLAPRDVFIAVKTTKKFHRARLDLLLETWISRHEEMTFIFTDGEDEALARRTGHVVNTNCSAAHSRQALSCKMAVEYDRFIESGRKWFCHVDDDNYVNVRALLRLLGSYPHTQDVYLGKPSLDRPIQATERVSENKVRPVHFWFATGGAGFCISRGLALKMSPWASGGHFMSTAERIRLPDDCTIGYIVEALLGVPLVRCGLFHSHLENLQQVPASELHEQVTLSYGMFENKRNSVHIKGPFSVEADPSRFRSVHCHLYPDTSWCPRSAIF; this is translated from the exons ATGCTCAAGCGCTGCGGCCGCCGCCTGCTGCTGGCGCTGGCGGGCGCACTGCTTGCCTGCCTACTGGTGCTCACGGCCGACCCGCCGCCGCCCCCGGTGCCCGCTGAACGCGGTCGGCGCGCGCTGCGCAGCCTGGCGGGCCCCTCGGGGGTGGCCACGGCCCCTGGactggaggcggcggcggcggcggcgcccggGGCGCCCGTCCGCGAGGTGCACAGTCTGTCCGAGTACTTCAGCCTGCTCACCCGCTCTCGCAGAGACGTGGGCCCACCTCCCGGGGGCGCCCCCCGCCCCGCTGACGGTCCTCCGCGGCCCCTGGCCGAGCCGCTGGCCCCACGCGACGTCTTCATCGCGGTGAAGACCACCAAAAAGTTTCATCGCGCGCGTCTCGACTTGCTTCTGGAGACATGGATCTCGCGCCACGAGGAGATG ACGTTCATTTTCACGGACGGGGAAGACGAGGCACTGGCCAGGCGCACGG GCCACGTGGTCAACACCAACTGCTCGGCAGCCCACAGCCGCCAGGCACTGTCCTGCAAGATGGCCGTGGAGTACGACCGCTTTATCGAGTCGGGGAGGAA GTGGTTCTGCCACGTGGATGACGATAACTACGTGAATGTGCGGGCCCTGCTGAGGCTGCTGGGCAGTTACCCGCACACGCAGGACGTCTACCTGGGCAAGCCCAGCCTGGACAGGCCCATCCAGGCCACGGAGCGGGTCAGCGAAAACAAAGTG CGTCCTGTCCACTTCTGGTTTGCCACTGGCGGGGCTGGCTTCTGCATCAGCCGAGGACTGGCCCTGAAGATGAGCCCCTGGGCCAG CGGAGGCCACTTCATGAGCACGGCCGAGCGGATCCGGCTGCCTGACGACTGTACCATTGGCTACATCGTGGAGGCGCTGCTGGGCGTGCCCCTCGTGCGCTGCGGGCTCTTCCACTCCCACCTGGAGAACCTGCAGCAGGTGCCCGCCTCTGAGCTCCATGAGCAG GTGACCCTGAGCTACGGCATGTTTGAAAACAAGCGCAACTCCGTCCACATTAAGGGGCCCTTCTCGGTGGAGGCTGACCCGTCAAG GTTCCGTTCCGTCCACTGCCACCTGTACCCGGACACGTCCTGGTGCCCCCGCTCTGCCATCTTCTAG
- the LFNG gene encoding beta-1,3-N-acetylglucosaminyltransferase lunatic fringe isoform X1: MERQSKTAHAGPLSSATSPPSLTNRGRAIRPPSCPGAPRWLEQGSAVQEAPGLGPWVTSLPLARTPQRPWGTIKGLDLRAQLELCGFGVENQYSRDVGPPPGGAPRPADGPPRPLAEPLAPRDVFIAVKTTKKFHRARLDLLLETWISRHEEMTFIFTDGEDEALARRTGHVVNTNCSAAHSRQALSCKMAVEYDRFIESGRKWFCHVDDDNYVNVRALLRLLGSYPHTQDVYLGKPSLDRPIQATERVSENKVRPVHFWFATGGAGFCISRGLALKMSPWASGGHFMSTAERIRLPDDCTIGYIVEALLGVPLVRCGLFHSHLENLQQVPASELHEQVTLSYGMFENKRNSVHIKGPFSVEADPSRFRSVHCHLYPDTSWCPRSAIF, translated from the exons ATGGAGAGGCAGAGTAAGACTGCTCATGCAGGTCCCCTGTCCTCGGCCACCTCTCCACCCAGCCTCACGAACAGGGGTCGAGCCATCCGGCCTCCCAGCTGCCCAGGAGCCCCGCGCTGGCTGGAGCAGGGGTCAGCCGTGCAGGAGGCACCAGGCCTAGGTCCCTGG gtgacttctttaccactagcacgaaCCCCCCAGAGGCCATGGGGAACCATCAAAGGTTTGGACCTGCGTGCACAATTAGAGCTGTGTGGTTTCGGAGTGGAGAATCAATACAGCAG AGACGTGGGCCCACCTCCCGGGGGCGCCCCCCGCCCCGCTGACGGTCCTCCGCGGCCCCTGGCCGAGCCGCTGGCCCCACGCGACGTCTTCATCGCGGTGAAGACCACCAAAAAGTTTCATCGCGCGCGTCTCGACTTGCTTCTGGAGACATGGATCTCGCGCCACGAGGAGATG ACGTTCATTTTCACGGACGGGGAAGACGAGGCACTGGCCAGGCGCACGG GCCACGTGGTCAACACCAACTGCTCGGCAGCCCACAGCCGCCAGGCACTGTCCTGCAAGATGGCCGTGGAGTACGACCGCTTTATCGAGTCGGGGAGGAA GTGGTTCTGCCACGTGGATGACGATAACTACGTGAATGTGCGGGCCCTGCTGAGGCTGCTGGGCAGTTACCCGCACACGCAGGACGTCTACCTGGGCAAGCCCAGCCTGGACAGGCCCATCCAGGCCACGGAGCGGGTCAGCGAAAACAAAGTG CGTCCTGTCCACTTCTGGTTTGCCACTGGCGGGGCTGGCTTCTGCATCAGCCGAGGACTGGCCCTGAAGATGAGCCCCTGGGCCAG CGGAGGCCACTTCATGAGCACGGCCGAGCGGATCCGGCTGCCTGACGACTGTACCATTGGCTACATCGTGGAGGCGCTGCTGGGCGTGCCCCTCGTGCGCTGCGGGCTCTTCCACTCCCACCTGGAGAACCTGCAGCAGGTGCCCGCCTCTGAGCTCCATGAGCAG GTGACCCTGAGCTACGGCATGTTTGAAAACAAGCGCAACTCCGTCCACATTAAGGGGCCCTTCTCGGTGGAGGCTGACCCGTCAAG GTTCCGTTCCGTCCACTGCCACCTGTACCCGGACACGTCCTGGTGCCCCCGCTCTGCCATCTTCTAG
- the LFNG gene encoding beta-1,3-N-acetylglucosaminyltransferase lunatic fringe isoform X4, whose translation MVTSLPLARTPQRPWGTIKGLDLRAQLELCGFGVENQYSRDVGPPPGGAPRPADGPPRPLAEPLAPRDVFIAVKTTKKFHRARLDLLLETWISRHEEMTFIFTDGEDEALARRTGHVVNTNCSAAHSRQALSCKMAVEYDRFIESGRKWFCHVDDDNYVNVRALLRLLGSYPHTQDVYLGKPSLDRPIQATERVSENKVRPVHFWFATGGAGFCISRGLALKMSPWASGGHFMSTAERIRLPDDCTIGYIVEALLGVPLVRCGLFHSHLENLQQVPASELHEQVTLSYGMFENKRNSVHIKGPFSVEADPSRFRSVHCHLYPDTSWCPRSAIF comes from the exons ATG gtgacttctttaccactagcacgaaCCCCCCAGAGGCCATGGGGAACCATCAAAGGTTTGGACCTGCGTGCACAATTAGAGCTGTGTGGTTTCGGAGTGGAGAATCAATACAGCAG AGACGTGGGCCCACCTCCCGGGGGCGCCCCCCGCCCCGCTGACGGTCCTCCGCGGCCCCTGGCCGAGCCGCTGGCCCCACGCGACGTCTTCATCGCGGTGAAGACCACCAAAAAGTTTCATCGCGCGCGTCTCGACTTGCTTCTGGAGACATGGATCTCGCGCCACGAGGAGATG ACGTTCATTTTCACGGACGGGGAAGACGAGGCACTGGCCAGGCGCACGG GCCACGTGGTCAACACCAACTGCTCGGCAGCCCACAGCCGCCAGGCACTGTCCTGCAAGATGGCCGTGGAGTACGACCGCTTTATCGAGTCGGGGAGGAA GTGGTTCTGCCACGTGGATGACGATAACTACGTGAATGTGCGGGCCCTGCTGAGGCTGCTGGGCAGTTACCCGCACACGCAGGACGTCTACCTGGGCAAGCCCAGCCTGGACAGGCCCATCCAGGCCACGGAGCGGGTCAGCGAAAACAAAGTG CGTCCTGTCCACTTCTGGTTTGCCACTGGCGGGGCTGGCTTCTGCATCAGCCGAGGACTGGCCCTGAAGATGAGCCCCTGGGCCAG CGGAGGCCACTTCATGAGCACGGCCGAGCGGATCCGGCTGCCTGACGACTGTACCATTGGCTACATCGTGGAGGCGCTGCTGGGCGTGCCCCTCGTGCGCTGCGGGCTCTTCCACTCCCACCTGGAGAACCTGCAGCAGGTGCCCGCCTCTGAGCTCCATGAGCAG GTGACCCTGAGCTACGGCATGTTTGAAAACAAGCGCAACTCCGTCCACATTAAGGGGCCCTTCTCGGTGGAGGCTGACCCGTCAAG GTTCCGTTCCGTCCACTGCCACCTGTACCCGGACACGTCCTGGTGCCCCCGCTCTGCCATCTTCTAG